Genomic DNA from Niabella ginsenosidivorans:
GCATCAAGAAATGCTGCCCGCCGGTCATAAGACAGTGCACGGTATGCCTGAAAGGCACGGGCTGCCTCATTTACGGCCCATTGCAGCTCTTTTTCTGTGGCGATCGTAAAGGCTTCCGGCAAATATTCATCCTTAGCGGGGGCAAATGCCCGGAAGGTGCTGCTCCCCGCTGCGCTACTTTTAAATCCTATAAAATTTGCTCCTGTTATATTCATATTATTACCTGTATTGAATCCTATCTTTTAAACAATAAACCCTGTTCCATAAGCAATGTTGGGGTGAGGCACGGATGATCGCAGATCAAGTCCTCTGAAATGTCAAAAACGATTGTCATGCTGAGCCCGGCCGCGCAGGCCTGCTGAACAATGATTCGATTATAAAAATCACCCTTCGTCAGGCTCCGGGAAGATACTCCAGAGCTTTTCACCGGCTACCGGTTCAATAAATTTAATTTGTAAAACCGGGCGGCATTGCTGCCAAAAACGGCATTCCACTCTCTATCCTCTAACTTTTCTGGCAGATCTTCCAAAACAGCTGCCAGTAAGTTATGCACCTGCATATACGTTGCAGCCTGTAAACACACCGGCCAGTCACTTCCATACATCAGGCGCCTGCAGCCAAAGTGTTTTATCATGCACTGCACATAAGGCACAAAATCCTGTTGCTGCCAGTTGCTGTGATCGGCTTCCGTTACCATGCCCGATAGCTTACACCATACATTCGGGAATCTGCTGATCTTCCGCATCCAGAAGCGCCACGATGCTATTTCGTGCGTACGGATCTCCGGCTTTGCCATATGATCGATCACCGCTCTGAGCAGCGGTACCTTTTGCAGCATCTCATAAATGTGCGGCAGGTGCCGGGGATAGACCAGGATGTCGAACGGAAAATCCAGAGCTGCCACTGTCCGAAGATTTTCCAG
This window encodes:
- a CDS encoding amidohydrolase family protein; amino-acid sequence: MKIDAHQHFWSTKRPNDYGFLTPAAGVLYKEYLPDDLKPRLEEAGVDYTVLVQAAETEAETRWLLDLARGADYIAGVVGWIDFDTDPGTFIQRLNAFRANPKFIGVRPMLQDLPDDRFILRPRVLENLRTVAALDFPFDILVYPRHLPHIYEMLQKVPLLRAVIDHMAKPEIRTHEIASWRFWMRKISRFPNVWCKLSGMVTEADHSNWQQQDFVPYVQCMIKHFGCRRLMYGSDWPVCLQAATYMQVHNLLAAVLEDLPEKLEDREWNAVFGSNAARFYKLNLLNR